GCCTTGGCGGCTGACTGCCGGCTCTGCCTCTTTGTCACTCTCTGCTTTGGGCGGAGGGCCCTCACCCCTcccagcctcggtttcctcatctgtgaaatgggctaaTGACAGCCCCGGCTTCTTCTAGTTGTCACCAGAGATTCAGTGACACAGAGCGAGCGCGTTGGGCACAGTTCACACACGTGCTTCCGGAGCGCTCGCTTTCCCGTGTGGTTGTCTGCGCTCGGGTTGGGGGATCTGGTTTCCCGAGCCTCACccccagctctgtgtgtgtgccgtctccccctgccccccgcccccagtttCTTGGAGCATTTGCACAAACATCAGGGCTCCGTCCTGCACCCTGACTACAAGACAGCCTTCCCCTCCTTCGAGGACGCCCTGCATCGCCTCCTGCCCTACCACGTCTACCAgggtgccctcccctcccccaacgaCTACCACAAAGGTGAGGCCTCCCGAACTCTCCCCCCCCGGTCCCTGGTGCGTGCGCGGAGGTGGGTGGCCAGGGCgcggagggtggggaggagcaggtgcGCGCGCGCTTGTCGGCGGTTAGGGCGCGTGCTCTCCGTGCGCATCCGTCCGCGGCCCCACCGGCTGTGCCCCTGGACCTCACCTCTTCCCCCTGCAGTGGACGAGGAGTTTGAGACAGTCTCCACGCAGCTGTTGAAACGCACCCAGGCCATGCTGAATAAATACCGCCTCCTGCTCCTGGAGGAGTCCCGGGTAGGCCGCCGTCACCTGCTCCCCGGGGACCCCGCCCTGCCCCCCGGCCCCCTCTGGGCAGGGTGAAGCCTCCTGCtccttgggagggagggagggaggctggtgTCCGATCCCAGTCGGCTCCGGTCCATCCTGGCTGCTCGGGTCCCCtcgccctcctcccttcttcaCTTGCCTATCTTCCCTCTCACCCCAGAGGGTCAGCCCCTCCGCGGAGATGGTCATGATCGACCGAATGTTCATTCAGGAGGAGAAGACCACCCTTGCCTTGGACAAACAGCTGGCCAAGGAGAAGCCgggtgagaggggaggggaggaagaggggtcCCCCACTCCTGCCGCGAGGCACAGACGCATTGGATTTGGGGCGAGGGAGAGGGGTGCGTGGCCTTCCCTCACTCCACCGTCAGGCGGCGCCCGAGCCCCGCTCGCGCACGGTGGCCGGGCCTCCCCGGACCCCTGGGCTTGCGGACCAGAGAAAACGGGGTTCATCTCCCTCCATCGCCGTGGGTCCCTTTCGCCCCCTTGGTCCTGGCGTGGAGGGAACACTtggtgccccccgccccccacccaggGGGATGGAACAGCGGAAAAGCaagagagcagagccaggactagggTGAAGCCCCCAAGGTGCCTGGGGTGCAAAATATAGGGTGGCGTCCACTCTGCGGTGGCAACCCCCCTTGGGACGTTGGGGGGGCTTGGGAATTGCTGAGAAGGGTCATCCCGGACCGTGTGTCCTGAGGATCTGATGAGTCAAGGGCTTAGCCCGGCGGAGAGGAGGTGCCCAGGGGccccctgcccctcacctctGCTCTGCGCGGGGCCTCATGCTTTTCCTCGCTCTGTTCGCAGACGAGTACGTGTCTTCCTCGCGCTCCCTCGGCCTCCCCATCGCCGCCTCTTCCGACGTCGGACACCGGCTCCCGGGCCACGGCCCCCCACCGTCCTCAGCATCCggggccccggccccgccccctctgcACCTGCCCACCAAGCTGGTGATCCGGCACGGCGGCGCGGGCGGCTCCCCTTCGGTGACCTGGGCCCGCGCGTCCTCGTCCTCCCTGTCGTCCTCGTCGTCCTCGTCCTCCGCCGCCTCCTCCCTGGACGCTGACGAGGACGGCCCGATGCCCTCCCGCAATCGGCCGCCCATCAAGACCTACGAGGCCCGCAGCCGCATCGGCCTCAAGCTCAAGATCAAGCAGGAGGCCGGGCTCAGCAAGGTCGTGCACAACACGGCCCTGGACCCCGTGCAccagccgccgccgcccgccgccctcAAGGCGCCCgagcccccgccccggcccccgccgccgccaccaccaccgccgccgccgccgccgccccccgcgCCCGGCCAGATGAACGGCACGGTGGAccccccgccgcccgcccccgCCGACCGCAAGCCGCCCGCCCCGGCCCCCCACTGCCCCCGCCTCCCGCTGCGCAAGACGTATCGCGAGAACGTGGAGGCGCTGGGTGGCGGCGGCGGGGGCCCCGACGGGGCGGGCGGTGGTCGCGCCCGGGCAGGCAGCCCCGCGCCCATGCCCACCAAGGTGGACGAGGCCACCAGCGGGCTCATCCGCGAGCTGGCGGCGGTGGAGGACGAGCTGTACCAGCGCATGATGAAGGGCGGCCCCCCGGAGCCCGCGGCCGGCGCCGGGCAGGGCAGTGGCAGCCGCGAGCCGGGCTGGGACGCGCCCCCGCTGCCCCCCGCCAAGCGGCGCAAGTCCGAGTCCCCCGACGTGGACCAGGCCAGCTTCTCCAGCGACAGCCCGCAGGACGACACGCTCACCGAGCACCTCCAGAGCGCCATCGACAGCATCCTCAACCTCCAGCAGGCCCCCGGCCGGACGACCGCGCCCCCGTACCCCCATGTCGCCCCCGCGGCCGGCACGCCCGCCTCCCCGGCCCCCCTGCACAGGCCGGAGACCTACCCGCCCTCCAGTCACAACGGCGGCCTGGGCGCCAGGACGTTGAACAGATAACACCGGGCCGgtcctccctcccctgtcccctcGCGCTGCGGACGCCAGGGTGGGGGCAGCGGGGCCTCCGACCTCAGCCTCCTGGGGGGCGCAAGCCGGGGGTCCCCTgagtttttcttgcctaagttaTTTGAGTCACAAAGGCCTCCTGCCCCGCCTCCTGCTTCAGCCTGGTTGTTGGGTGGGGGTCGTGGGTTTAGGGGAGGGGGCTGTCATGGAAAACGCCCCCCTGCCAAAGGAGGGGGTCATCCTGGTGTGTCCTTTCCTGTTGCTTCCTACTTCTTGCTGCACCGCCCCCTGCGTCCCGGGgacacgtgcgtgtgtgtgtgtttgccagGGATGGGGGGGGGCCCTGGTCGCTCCCACCACTCCCGCGTGTCGGGGGACcgggcttgtgtgtgtgtgtgtgtggctttgcGGATCCGGGGGGTCAGGGGCGCTCAGAGCTGGGAGGGTCCCCGGGAAGCCGCGCTCGGCCTCTCCCCCGCCGCCCCCTATAGGCTGTCTGCAGAAGCGCAAGGGGTGGGCGGGGCGAGCCAGCGTCCCAGGACCCCCGCCTCGGAGCAGGCCCGAGGGCACCTGTCTCGTCCGTGTGTGTGCGTCCGGCACCGCGtcctgtgtccctgtgtgtgtgctCGAGTGAGCAAGAGAGCGAGAAAGAGAGCGATTTGGCACCCTCCTGTCCCGCGGCCGAAATGTGAGCACCTCCCAAACGGGAAACCGGGGTCTTCCTCcccccgcgccccctcccccagccagtcTTCCCTCTGTTCTTCCTGCCGCCAACCGCCCGCGCCAGATTTTGAAATCTCGGAGACAAAACTAGTACTGTAAGATAAATTTTTTTGTACTGTATTTATTGTGTATAacgatttttttaaaggagaattcTGTACATTTAGAACTCTTGTAAATTAAAAACcgatcctttttttaaaactgtactGACGCCCCCTCGCCCCCGTTCCTTTTGGGTCTTTGGGGATTtgtttggaggtggggggtggggggtagtgAGGGCTTGTTGCacagatatttgttgagcacctactgggtgCCAGCCCTGTTCTAGGCACACAGCTGCCACGGAACAAGGCAGACAGAAGTCccggccctgggctgggggtggggggaaggcggACTTGCTACTGGAGGAGGCAGGTAGTAAACATCTCAACCAAACATGGGCGATTCTTAGCGTTCCTGGTAAGTTCTACAGTCTCCGCGAACACGGAGTTAGCGAATACTGAACCACCACTCCTTACCGTGAGCCTCTGCTCACGACATTTTTGTCAACCCATCAGTACATCAGCTTGTTTTATGTGCGTTCCTGCTTAAacacaccttatttaatatataggGTTGGTTCTGGTATATAACTCAGGTCTGAACGAAGATGAACTAAGGCAGTATTTTCTCCCTATGGCACGTCACAGCCTCCCTGCGCTTAGGAACATGAGATGCCATTAAGCACTACGCCTGGGgcccattttaaacagtgaaatcgaTAACAAGAagcacaacaatgtgaaaaaCGTGGCCCTAAGTAGACCTGGGAAGGCTCCTTGCCTACAGTCTGAGAGCTGAAACAGTGTGGAGCGTCACCTTGTCCCACCTCAGCTGGAAACGTGCATGGTGGGTGACACAAATTTTTGCTGCTCTGTGCAGGTCGATGAAAGCGCTGCATGTCTTGGCGTTACAGATAAGTTTTAACAAGTAGATGAGTTCACAAATGCGGCCTCCGCGAATGAGGAGGATCCACGGTCCGTGTGTACAGCGTCAGATGGAGACATGTAGAAAAACCAAGCAGGGCGTGTTACTTCCctgtggctgccgtaacaaagggCCACAAGTTGGGGGCttataagaacagaaatttaggggcctgcccggtggcatagtggatAAGTTCGCAGCTCTGTTTCAGATGCCTACGTTGGCCGGTTTGGATaagccctgctcatcaagccgtgctgtggtaggcgtcccacataggaagtagaggaagattggcatggatgttagctcagggccaatcttcctcaaaaaaaaagaaaagaaaaagaaaagaacagaaatttattctttgacagttctggaggccagaagtcccaaatTAAAGTGTGCCTGGGGGCTACGCTCCCTCGAGAGACCCTAGGGGAGGACACTTCTTGGCCTCTTCCGTCTCTGGAGTCCCAGgtgttcctgggcttgtggccacatcactccggTCTTCTGgctattttccttctgccttggtGGGtctttttctcttataaggataccagccATGTTGGGTCatggcccaccctactccagtatggcCTCGTCGTCACTTGCTTagatctgcaaagaccctatttctgaGTAAGATGCCATTCGCGGGTCCTGGGGGTTCGGACAACAGCATATCTCGTGGGAGGACACAACTCGATTCCCAGCGCAGGGTGAAGGAGTGGACAAGGCGGCTGCTTGTCCCTAGGACACCTCCATGCGAACTGGAAAACAGGCCCCCTTTCTCCTGGAGTTTGGGGAGCAGAGTGTGCGCTGGAttccagcccagcccctctgaCCCATTCCATGAGTGCTTTGTGCAGTGGACAACCTCCCCAACTGCACAATGAAGGCCCTCAGGACCAGGTGGGAAGGGAAGACTTCTttggggaggtgacatttgagcagagacacgcatgaaatgagaaagagagccacagggagatgggagggggaggggggggggtgGGAAGAGCACCCCAGGCagagaacagccagtgcaaaggccctgaggcaggagcatgcctgGAGTATTGGGGAACAACAAGGAGGCCAGTATGATTGGAGCCcagtgagggggagggggaggccggaggtgaggtcagaggggAAACACAGAGGGCCTAGCGTGTAGGACCGTGTGCTCCACGGTGATGACTTGGCTCTTACACTGAGCGAGGCGGGGAGCTGGGAGCCGACTCAGGTCCCCCGGGCGCCCTCTGACGGCCACGCGGGGAACAGACAGGGCGAGGAGGCGACTGCCAGAGTCCAGGtgggcggtggcggcggcgggaCCAGAGTGATGCGCCCCGTTGCCCTGTTTCTAAGgccttggggtggggggctgATTTATGGGGTCTCCAAGAGAGGGACTGCCCCCCGTCCCAGCTGGAGCCCTActtcccgccccgccccgcccgcgcgAAATAAAGCCCCGAAGGAGGGAGGCCGTTCTTAACATCCTCGCAACGCGGCGCGCTCCCGGAAGGCCCCACGTGGCCGCGCCCAAGTTCGCCGGGATGACCACCGGCCCGGGCTTCGCCCTGGAAGGCTGGCGGCAGGCGACCCGAGCAGAGGATCTCGACGGCCATCGTTTACGGATCCCTTCCTCCGGCTCGCTTCTTCCGTCCTCGCGGAGGCTCCCATCTCGCAGCTGAGGACCCCGAGGCGCAAAGGATGCAGCCAGGGCTCCGGTGGGCTGCAGGCCGGGCGGTCTGGCCGAGCCCACAGTCCTCGCCTCTGCTCATGCAGCTTCCGGGGAGCCTGGGGACGAGAGCCAGGCCTTTCCAAGcggcccccaccccgccctgggccctgggaggagACCCGCACTCAGCTCCTCACCCATGAAGTTAGCGCTCCGGACCTAACTTCTTAGACACCCGCTCCAGGATGCTGCAAacagctctgggggtggggggcggtgggggggggtcCCCTTTTCTGCAGCTGAGCCGTCTGGAAAGGGAAGGAGGCCCAGATGGGTTACTCCACAGCCCAAGTGACCTGGGCGCAGAGCAGGATGGAAACCCAAGACTGACAGCTCCCAAGTCCGTCTGGTAACTACAGGCCTCGCTGGCAGCCTCCtccatgtctctctcttttttcattagggtaaaatatacataacatgaaatttaccatttgcACCATTTTTAAGGGTACGGTTCAGGGGCACGAACGCATTCACATTGCGCAGCCACGGCTGCATTGTCAGAACTTGTTTCAAGTTGCAGAACGGTGTCCCCAGTGAACACTGAGGCCCCAGCCCCCTGGGCTGCCCAGCCGCCGCTGTGCTTTCTATCTGATGCATCTGACGACTCGGAGCGCCTCACAGGAGGGGGGTCACACAGTGTGTGTCCTTTCGTGCCAGGCTTGTTTCACTTCGCGTCGTGTCTCCAAGGTTTGTCCCTGCTGTCGGATATGCCAGGATCTCTCCATTCCGTTTTGGGACATGGGGAAGAtgggagctagaaaaagaagaaagggagctTGTGCCCTGCAGAGGGGGCTCCGGAGGCCCAGGGGGCATCAGGGAGGTTGGACGACGTGGGGCACAGATCTGAGAGACCGCCTGGTTCAGAGAGCAGGGGGACAGCGAGGTGAGACCGCAGCCCCATCCTCAGGGGCTCAGAGCATGTTTAATGAGGCGGACACTGTCCGCGAGGGGCCCCTTCACCTCCCTGACCCCTTCCTTGATTAATGTCTTTGAATACATTAAAGAAAACCCACAAGGTTACAAGGGAACCAACTACACTGAAATAGAGTATTAAAAAACCACAAATCTGTGACGCGGTAACCTGAGCTGTATGAACGCACTAATTAGAAGGAGCCAGCGGGGGTCCAGTCAGTAACAAGTCAACCACCCCTGGAACTTTCTGGAACAACTGCAATGTGATGAAAACATGGGGGATTTCTCTCCGGGACAGTGACCCCGGTCCTGCCCGTGCTGCTGTGTTTCGTTGCTCACATTCGTGGGTGAAAGAAACCCTGAGTTTCAGGGAAAACTCCAGACGCCATTGCTTTGCCCGTCCAAGCTCACGGACCCTCGAGGAGACTGCGGGCTGGGAAGCCCTGGATGGAGGTGAGAGCCGGCTGACCGCTGGTCCTTCCGCTCCAGGGGCCGCGGGGACTCGACTCCCCTGCGCCTCGACCTCCCCGTCTGAGCAGCGGGACTCGACTCACAGCAGTAACAGGAATAGTAAGGATCCCGCCTCCTACGGGGACGGCGATGCTCCGGGTCAGGCTTGCAGAGCAGCGCGCCAAGCTCCAGGGCTCTCAGTGTATGTATGTTGTATGGGTTATATTACGCACGGTTATATTCTCTGCTGTATATGATATATGACCGTACATTATAATTAGGTATATTATATGTTACATACCACTTACACATGATATATGATTATGTAATTATGGACATATATCATATACCACTTTACatatcattatatattataattatgcatattatatattatataccactttaatatacattattatatgattatataataattatatgattatataataattatgattatatgatatatgattatatgattattatatggttatataataatgtatatgtataatataccactttatatattacatatgattatatattacaattatgtatattatatattatataccactacataaacattatatatgattatataattacgtatattatatattatataccactttatatatgcattatatatgatcatatattataattatgtatattatatatcaccttatatacattatatgtgattatatattataattatgtatgttatatactatacataccactttttttttttgaggaagattagccctgagctaacatctgctgccaatcctcccctttttgctgaggaagactggccctgagctaacatccatgcccatcttcctctactttatatgtgggacgcctgccacagcatggcgtgccaagcagggccatgtccacaccaggatccgaaccagcgaaccccgggctgctgaagtggaacgcgCGCACtaaaccgctgcgccaccgggccagccctataCATACCACTTTGTATATTACAtatgattatatattataattatgtatattatatattatatatacaccatatacatatcagctttattgagatatttcaCAGGCCACACCATCACCCGTTTCAAGGGGACAGAGCAGTGGCTTTAGCATATTTGCAGAGGTGCGCGGCCGTCCCCACGATCCGTTTTAGAGCATCTCTTCAGCCGCATCCCCGACTTTGCTGCACGCAACCCGTCGGCCGTTTCCCGCGCGCCCCCTGGCGGCCCGGGGCGGTATACCCCGGCGGGGCCGGAGGAGCAGGAGCGAGGCGGGGCCGGCGGCGCCCGGAGCCAGCGGGGCCTTGCGAGCAAAGAGCCGAGGGGAGCCGTCCTGTGAAGCcagacagacagggaaactgaggctcggaggggCAGCGGCGCTTCCCCGGGGTTCTCCGGCGAGcaagcagcagggctgggagttGCCCAAGGCCCCGTGTGCTGTGAGCCCCGGCCGGGAGGCGAGATTGGAAAGCCGCTGTTTTCAGGCCCCTGctgggggccggggcggggctgAATTCTGAACAACCTCTCTGGGTTCTCGGAATTCCCTGCCCCGGGACTCCGCtgtctcgtctgtaaaatggggacccCCATCGCGGCTTCTCAGGCGTGTGCTGAGGATTCAGTGACGTAACACAGGGGAAGGGCTTGGAGCCGCGCCCGCACCCAGGAGGCGCTTGGTGAACCTTAGCGACCAATGCGACCCACAATTCCTGGGCCCCTGGGGTGCGTCAGGCGCTGTGCTGGGGGCGAGGGGGGCACAGCAGCACACCACGCAGTCGGGAGCCCCTGCTCTCGTGGGGCGCGTGTTCCTGTGAGCGGACAGTCACTGGAACAGAAAAATGTGCCCTATGCGGAGCGCTGATAAGAACAGTGGCCAAAAATAAAGCAGCGATGACGGGTAGACGGTGGGTGATGCCTCTAACAGGGaaatcagggagggcttctctgaggaggcgACGTTTTCGGCGACACCTGAAGGAGGGGAAACAGCGAGCCATTAGGATTCCTAGGGGGAGAGCTTTCCAGgcggagggaacagcaagtgcaaaggccctgaggctggagggtGGTGGCGTGtttaaggaacagcaaggaggccagtgtggctggagcgggctggggacagggagggaggcgaGGGCAGAGGGAACGGACAGATCGCGCGGGGCTGGTGAGGGCTTTGACCTTGACTTTGAGCGAGCGAGGAGCCAGGATGGGTTGTGAGCAGAGGAGTTTCACGAACTCgctcaagttttaaaattattattagcgCGGctgctgttattgttattattattattgttattgctattCTCATGTTAGCAAGGGAGACACATCCGGGAGTGGCCCCATGCCCGAGGGGGAGGCGGAGTTTGAACCCAGGGACGGGGAGCCCGCGCTCTCACCGTCTCGGGACGGCGCCCTGGCACTCCCCACCAGGGGGCACCAGAGGCCGGGCGCCCGGTTTGgggaggttgggggggggggttcctcggcccgccccccccaccccgttccCTCCTCCCGGCTCCGGCCCCACCCGGCTCAGACGGCTCCGGACGGGACCGCGAGCACAGGCCGCTCCGGGCGCCTCGGATCCCGCGGGACCCACCGCCCTGCCGCGCGCTCCGGCCGCCCGCGCGCCCCACCGGTGAGTGGCCCCCCGGCCGCAGCTGTCGCCCCCCCCCGCGGAGCCCCGAGCCTGGCCCGGCTCCAGATTACTCCCCTGCGCGCCGCAGACCCTCCGTCCCCACCCCCGCGGGGTGTGATGGTCTCCCCTtgtctccccaactccccccaccccggccccttCCAGTCTGTCACAGT
The nucleotide sequence above comes from Equus quagga isolate Etosha38 unplaced genomic scaffold, UCLA_HA_Equagga_1.0 73289_RagTag, whole genome shotgun sequence. Encoded proteins:
- the LOC124234210 gene encoding BRD4-interacting chromatin-remodeling complex-associated protein-like, translated to MLNKYRLLLLEESRRVSPSAEMVMIDRMFIQEEKTTLALDKQLAKEKPDEYVSSSRSLGLPIAASSDVGHRLPGHGPPPSSASGAPAPPPLHLPTKLVIRHGGAGGSPSVTWARASSSSLSSSSSSSSAASSLDADEDGPMPSRNRPPIKTYEARSRIGLKLKIKQEAGLSKVVHNTALDPVHQPPPPAALKAPEPPPRPPPPPPPPPPPPPPPAPGQMNGTVDPPPPAPADRKPPAPAPHCPRLPLRKTYRENVEALGGGGGGPDGAGGGRARAGSPAPMPTKVDEATSGLIRELAAVEDELYQRMMKGGPPEPAAGAGQGSGSREPGWDAPPLPPAKRRKSESPDVDQASFSSDSPQDDTLTEHLQSAIDSILNLQQAPGRTTAPPYPHVAPAAGTPASPAPLHRPETYPPSSHNGGLGARTLNR